A window of Solanum stenotomum isolate F172 chromosome 3, ASM1918654v1, whole genome shotgun sequence contains these coding sequences:
- the LOC125857734 gene encoding uncharacterized protein LOC125857734, which produces MQLGPLAFPACTLPNCTLDLGCKSHTPSPHPSPQSSPFIITDPCSLIWCGDGKCEISGMGHYCKCNEGSSQYMNMSKLPCLDECVFGADCKGVALEPKPSLPLPPSLGHDGVCKFVDCAKGQCVATGEFLGLGFECICDPGWKQIQLGPITYPACNVPNCTLHLGCGSQAALPPPSSLAPFNIFDPCSLVWCNNGKCEVNGTKHYCQCNEGSENLMDVPELPCFDQCVFGADCKGVQLLVPSPPPPPPTRDGSSGVPKDPNCSRSLRAFSVLLLFTIFPVLM; this is translated from the exons ATGCAACTTGGCCCTCTTGCTTTTCCAGCATGCACTCTTCCCAACT GTACGCTCGATCTTGGTTGTAAGAGTCATACACCGTCGCCACATCCGTCTCCTCAAAGCTCACCCTTTATTATTACCGATC CTTGTAGTTTAATATGGTGTGGTGATGGAAAATGTGAAATTAGTGGAATGGGACATTATTGCAAATGTAATGAAGGCTCTTCCCAATACATGAATATGTCTAAGCTACCTTGTCTTGATGAAT GCGTTTTCGGAGCAGATTGCAAAGGAGTGGCACTAGAACCCAAGCCGAGCCTTCCACTCCCTCCGTCTCTAGGGCATG ATGGAGTATGCAAGTTTGTGGATTGTGCCAAAGGACAGTGCGTAGCAACTGGAGAATTTCTTGGACTGGGATTCGAATGCATTTGTGATCCTGGTTGGAAACAAATTCAACTTGGCCCTATTACTTATCCTGCATGCAATGTCCCCAATT GTACGCTCCATTTAGGTTGTGGGAGTCAAGCAGCCTTGCCACCACCTTCCTCTCTAGCACCCTTCAACATTTTTGACC CTTGCAGTTTAGTATGGTGTAATAATGGAAAATGTGAAGTTAATGGAACTAAACATTACTGCCAATGCAACGAAGGCTCCGAAAATTTGATGGATGTGCCTGAGCTACCTTGTTTTGATCAAT GTGTATTTGGAGCTGATTGTAAAGGAGTCCAGCTGCTTGTTCCAAGCCCTCCACCCCCTCCGCCTACACGGGACG GATCCAGTGGTGTCCCTAAGGATCCCAATTGCTCGAGGAGTCTTCGTGCTTTCTCTGTTTTGCTGCTATTTACCATCTTCCCTGTTTTAATGTAG